A genomic stretch from Sulfurimonas sediminis includes:
- a CDS encoding class II 3-deoxy-7-phosphoheptulonate synthase, protein MSTWSPSSWREKPILQQPTYPDKAKLEAVLKELKSYPPLVFAGEARSLKEQLANVSQGKAFLLQGGDCAESFSEFHADNIRDTFKALMQMAVVMTYAGGLPVVKVGRLGGQFAKPRSSDTETKGDITLDSYRGDIINGIDFDEKSRTPDPERMIRAYNQATATQNLLRAFASGGLADLHQVSKWNLDFAHKSEVGEKYEALAEDIEKSLKFMEACGVTSRTYRTLRETDFFTSHEALLLPYEEAFTRQDSLTGDWYNTAAHMVWIGDRTRQLDGAHVEYMKGIKNPIGIKAGPTMDPDDLVRLAQAVNPENEAGRLNIIVRMGANKVGEHMPALIRAVEREGLKVVWSCDPMHGNTIKSSNNYKTRPVDAILTEMKQFFQVHKAEGTFAGGVHLEMTGKNVTECIGGSFTVTEEDLSSRYHTHCDPRLNADQSLELAFLIADSLQDANK, encoded by the coding sequence ATGAGCACTTGGAGCCCGTCTAGCTGGAGAGAAAAACCGATATTACAACAACCGACATATCCTGATAAAGCAAAACTTGAAGCTGTTTTAAAAGAGTTGAAAAGCTACCCGCCGTTGGTATTTGCAGGAGAAGCACGTTCACTCAAAGAACAGTTGGCCAATGTGTCACAGGGCAAGGCTTTTTTACTGCAAGGTGGTGACTGTGCCGAGAGTTTCAGTGAATTCCATGCCGACAATATTCGCGATACTTTTAAAGCCCTGATGCAAATGGCGGTTGTCATGACCTATGCCGGAGGACTTCCTGTTGTAAAAGTAGGGCGTCTAGGCGGTCAGTTTGCAAAACCGCGTTCCTCGGATACGGAAACAAAAGGGGATATTACCCTTGATTCTTACCGTGGAGATATTATAAACGGTATAGACTTTGATGAAAAGTCCCGTACACCGGATCCTGAACGTATGATAAGAGCCTATAACCAGGCTACGGCTACACAAAACCTGCTCCGTGCTTTTGCATCAGGCGGATTGGCTGATTTGCATCAGGTAAGCAAATGGAACCTTGACTTTGCCCATAAAAGTGAAGTGGGTGAGAAGTACGAAGCATTGGCAGAAGATATAGAAAAATCATTAAAGTTTATGGAAGCCTGCGGTGTAACATCCAGAACATACAGAACATTGCGTGAAACAGACTTTTTTACTTCACATGAAGCACTGCTTTTACCGTATGAAGAGGCTTTTACAAGACAAGATTCTCTTACCGGTGACTGGTACAATACTGCAGCACACATGGTATGGATAGGGGATAGAACACGCCAGCTTGACGGTGCGCATGTTGAGTATATGAAAGGTATTAAAAACCCTATAGGTATTAAAGCAGGACCTACTATGGACCCGGATGATCTGGTACGGTTGGCTCAGGCGGTAAATCCTGAAAATGAAGCAGGGCGCTTAAATATTATCGTAAGAATGGGTGCAAACAAAGTCGGCGAGCATATGCCGGCATTGATTCGTGCTGTTGAGAGAGAGGGACTCAAAGTTGTCTGGTCATGTGATCCTATGCACGGAAATACCATCAAGTCATCAAACAACTATAAAACGCGTCCGGTTGATGCAATTTTGACAGAAATGAAACAGTTCTTTCAGGTGCATAAGGCTGAGGGTACATTTGCCGGCGGTGTTCACTTGGAAATGACAGGGAAAAATGTTACAGAGTGTATTGGTGGTTCATTTACTGTAACAGAAGAGGATTTAAGTTCTCGTTATCATACACATTGTGACCCGCGTTTAAATGCAGACCAGTCATTAGAGTTGGCATTTTTAATCGCTGATTCTTTACAGGATGCGAATAAATAA
- a CDS encoding ABC-F family ATP-binding cassette domain-containing protein: MALIDLQKISKHYSAQKILTEVDFHVDAGERIVIIGKNGSGKSTLMKILNGTLSPDGGRRIIKNDLEIKMLDQRPAFEEGHSVRQAVEAGLQELNAAKERYNELSLLLSEDFENKLLLEEYEKLSRYIDHHNAWNLDDKIERIIQHFQLKPYEHKPVMLLSGGEQRRVALASLLLQKPDVLLLDEPTNHLDVYMVEFLEELILKEKFTLVFISHDRYFIDRIATKSVEVEDCALREYKGGYNDYLTQKEEYLRTLQKQHDNLLGILKRENEWFARGVRARLKRNEGRKERLMQLREEAKTNPAKIRKMSVELQREAKHFNRDKSVNKQKMLFEVKDLGLKLGDKELLHGFTTRILQKDVIAIVGPNGSGKSTLLKALLGRIEPTSGKIKRGEFKVGYFDQHREMLDDDKNLIETFCPHGGDRVNVRGSDLHVYGYLKNFLFPREFLDKKIGVLSGGEKNRVALALLFTQDVDILILDEPTNDLDIPTINILEEQLTNFAGAVIIVSHDRYFVDKIAKKLFIFKPDKTIEESHQQYSEYLELEKEVQELHDMEKEATKEQKTPLHVKPKPKTLKLTFKEKIALEKLPAEIEELEAKIDEKNNCLSDPKCYEEIGLSKLAKELADMEALYEQKVEELLTIQEKEEEINNG; the protein is encoded by the coding sequence ATGGCATTAATTGATCTACAAAAAATCAGCAAACACTATTCGGCACAAAAAATTCTCACTGAGGTTGACTTTCATGTGGATGCAGGCGAGCGTATAGTCATCATTGGAAAAAACGGCAGTGGCAAGTCAACTTTGATGAAAATACTCAACGGGACACTCTCCCCGGATGGCGGACGCCGTATCATCAAAAATGATTTGGAAATCAAAATGCTCGATCAGCGTCCGGCATTTGAAGAAGGACACAGTGTCCGCCAAGCTGTAGAAGCAGGTCTTCAAGAGCTCAATGCCGCAAAAGAGCGATACAATGAACTCTCACTGCTTTTAAGCGAAGATTTTGAAAACAAACTGCTCTTAGAAGAGTATGAAAAACTCTCACGCTACATTGACCACCACAATGCCTGGAATCTGGATGACAAGATAGAACGTATCATTCAGCATTTTCAGCTCAAACCTTATGAACACAAGCCTGTTATGCTCCTCAGCGGAGGCGAACAGCGGCGTGTGGCACTTGCTTCACTGCTACTGCAAAAACCGGATGTGCTTTTGCTTGATGAACCGACGAACCACCTGGATGTTTATATGGTCGAATTTCTTGAAGAGTTGATTTTAAAAGAGAAATTTACCCTTGTTTTCATCTCCCATGACCGTTATTTCATAGACAGAATTGCCACCAAATCGGTTGAAGTAGAAGATTGTGCCCTACGTGAGTACAAAGGCGGATATAATGACTACCTTACACAAAAAGAGGAATATCTCAGAACCCTGCAAAAACAGCATGACAATCTGCTCGGCATACTCAAAAGAGAAAATGAGTGGTTTGCAAGAGGAGTGCGTGCAAGGCTCAAACGAAATGAAGGGCGCAAAGAGCGCTTGATGCAACTGCGAGAAGAAGCAAAAACAAATCCTGCCAAAATCAGAAAAATGTCTGTAGAACTGCAACGCGAGGCAAAACACTTTAACCGTGACAAAAGCGTCAACAAACAAAAAATGCTTTTTGAAGTCAAAGATCTGGGGCTCAAACTCGGTGACAAAGAGCTGTTACACGGTTTTACAACACGTATACTGCAAAAAGATGTCATCGCCATTGTCGGCCCAAACGGCAGTGGAAAATCAACACTGCTAAAAGCGCTGCTTGGACGCATAGAACCGACAAGCGGCAAGATAAAACGCGGAGAATTCAAAGTCGGCTATTTTGACCAGCACAGAGAGATGCTTGATGACGACAAAAACCTTATAGAGACTTTTTGTCCCCACGGTGGGGACCGTGTCAATGTACGCGGCAGTGATTTACATGTATACGGCTACCTTAAAAACTTTCTCTTTCCGCGTGAATTTTTAGACAAAAAGATAGGCGTTCTCAGTGGCGGCGAGAAAAACCGTGTTGCCCTTGCCCTTCTCTTTACACAGGATGTTGACATCCTCATTTTGGATGAACCGACAAATGATCTGGATATTCCTACCATTAATATTTTAGAAGAGCAGTTGACAAATTTTGCAGGGGCTGTTATCATTGTTTCGCATGACAGATATTTTGTCGATAAAATTGCAAAAAAGCTTTTTATTTTTAAACCTGACAAAACCATAGAAGAGTCGCATCAGCAGTATTCTGAGTATTTGGAACTTGAAAAAGAGGTGCAAGAACTTCATGATATGGAAAAAGAAGCAACCAAAGAGCAAAAAACACCTTTACATGTAAAGCCCAAACCAAAAACACTCAAACTTACTTTTAAAGAAAAAATAGCTTTGGAAAAACTCCCGGCCGAGATAGAAGAACTTGAAGCTAAAATAGATGAAAAGAACAACTGCCTCTCAGACCCGAAATGTTATGAAGAGATAGGTCTGAGCAAACTTGCCAAAGAGTTGGCAGATATGGAAGCATTGTATGAGCAAAAAGTTGAAGAGCTTTTAACAATTCAGGAAAAAGAAGAAGAGATTAACAATGGATGA
- the htpG gene encoding molecular chaperone HtpG, with amino-acid sequence MAKHQFQTEANQILQLMIHSLYSNKEIFLRELISNASDALDKLNMLVLTNEAYKGIKFDPRIDIKRDKEKKLLTIADTGIGMNEVDLLNNLGTIAKSGTKAFLENMTGDQKVDSHLIGQFGVGFYAAFMVADTVEVISKKAGEDQAYKWMSTGNGEFEVEATTKEGHGTEIILHLKEGEEEFLEEYRIEAIVKKYSNHIPFPIFMDKEKHIPAVTDDEGKETEPARTEIENVQINSANALWTISKNELKDEDYKAFYETLAHSNEEPLKWMHHKAEGAIEYTTLFYIPSKAPMDIYRVDYQPGIKLYINRVFITDDDKELMPTYLRFLRGVIDSKDLPLNVSREILQSNPVMAKIKNASVKKVLSELAKMMKKEPEKYDTFYKEFGNVLKEGLYNDFANREKILELLKFHTLNSDEMTTIEEFVKNVDEEKKEIYYLANKGSVDMLKHSPVLEKFKARGIDVLLLNEEVDTIIFPMVTEYKEYKLIPVSDAKFEESEEEKKAKEELEKEFEGLAKEFKETLGEAIKEVEVTTELTESPVALKIDKEDPSYMMAQMMKQMGQGGEVPEPAPILQINPKHELIAKLKDSSDQNLIEDAAHVLFDQAKLFDGRELDDTADFAMRLNRIIVKAL; translated from the coding sequence ATGGCTAAACATCAATTTCAAACAGAAGCAAATCAAATTTTACAACTTATGATTCATTCACTTTACTCCAACAAGGAGATTTTCCTTCGTGAACTTATTTCCAATGCATCCGATGCACTTGACAAACTCAATATGCTCGTTTTAACAAATGAAGCATACAAGGGTATAAAGTTTGATCCGAGAATAGATATAAAAAGAGACAAAGAGAAAAAACTTTTAACTATTGCTGATACCGGAATAGGTATGAATGAGGTAGATTTATTAAATAACCTCGGAACAATTGCAAAATCAGGAACAAAAGCATTTTTAGAAAACATGACAGGTGATCAAAAAGTAGATTCTCACTTAATCGGTCAGTTTGGTGTCGGTTTTTATGCTGCGTTCATGGTGGCTGATACAGTTGAAGTCATTTCAAAAAAAGCAGGAGAAGATCAGGCTTACAAATGGATGAGTACCGGAAATGGTGAATTTGAAGTAGAAGCAACAACAAAAGAGGGACACGGAACAGAAATTATTCTTCACTTAAAAGAGGGTGAAGAAGAGTTTTTGGAAGAGTATCGCATAGAGGCTATTGTCAAAAAATACTCTAACCATATTCCATTCCCTATTTTTATGGATAAAGAGAAGCATATTCCGGCTGTTACTGATGATGAGGGCAAAGAGACAGAGCCTGCACGCACTGAAATAGAAAATGTACAAATTAACTCTGCAAATGCACTCTGGACGATTTCTAAAAATGAATTAAAAGATGAAGATTATAAAGCTTTTTATGAAACACTTGCACATTCAAACGAAGAACCGCTAAAATGGATGCATCATAAAGCAGAGGGGGCTATAGAGTATACGACACTCTTCTACATCCCAAGCAAGGCACCGATGGATATTTACAGAGTTGATTATCAGCCTGGTATCAAACTCTATATTAACCGTGTCTTTATTACAGATGATGACAAAGAGCTGATGCCTACATACTTGCGTTTCTTACGCGGTGTGATTGATTCAAAAGATTTACCGTTAAATGTAAGTCGTGAAATTTTACAGTCAAATCCAGTGATGGCAAAAATCAAAAATGCTTCGGTGAAAAAAGTGCTTTCCGAGCTTGCAAAAATGATGAAAAAAGAGCCTGAAAAATATGACACATTCTATAAAGAGTTTGGAAATGTACTCAAAGAGGGACTCTATAATGACTTTGCAAATCGCGAAAAAATCTTAGAGTTGTTGAAATTTCACACACTCAACTCTGATGAAATGACAACTATAGAAGAGTTTGTGAAAAATGTCGACGAAGAGAAAAAAGAGATCTATTACCTTGCGAACAAAGGCTCTGTTGACATGCTCAAGCACTCTCCTGTGTTAGAGAAGTTTAAAGCACGCGGTATAGATGTATTGCTTCTCAATGAAGAGGTAGATACTATTATATTCCCGATGGTGACAGAATATAAAGAGTATAAACTTATTCCTGTATCAGATGCAAAATTTGAAGAGAGTGAAGAAGAGAAAAAGGCAAAAGAAGAACTTGAAAAAGAGTTTGAAGGCCTTGCAAAAGAGTTTAAAGAGACACTGGGTGAAGCTATAAAAGAAGTTGAAGTGACAACGGAGTTGACAGAATCTCCTGTTGCTCTGAAAATAGACAAAGAAGATCCTTCTTACATGATGGCACAGATGATGAAACAGATGGGTCAGGGCGGTGAAGTACCTGAGCCAGCACCAATTTTACAAATCAATCCTAAGCATGAACTGATTGCAAAATTAAAAGATTCTAGTGATCAGAATCTGATTGAAGATGCAGCGCATGTCTTGTTTGATCAGGCAAAACTCTTTGATGGCAGAGAACTTGATGATACTGCAGATTTTGCAATGAGACTCAACAGAATTATAGTAAAAGCATTATAA
- the queF gene encoding preQ(1) synthase, with amino-acid sequence MDEKEYKAKRAKEVAQLGAGHTEYRYEYAPELLETFENVHPEMDYWVTLNADEFTSLCPKTNQPDFGTLIINYIPEVKMVESKSLKLYLLSFINSGEFHEDVVNKIGKDLVALMQPKYLEVIGLFYPRGNISIHPTFSYAKGEAKYKELEKHRFFNRNLNPQRVG; translated from the coding sequence ATGGATGAAAAAGAGTATAAAGCAAAACGAGCAAAAGAAGTAGCCCAGCTTGGAGCCGGACATACAGAGTACAGATATGAATATGCCCCTGAATTGCTTGAGACCTTTGAGAATGTCCATCCTGAGATGGACTACTGGGTGACACTCAATGCAGACGAATTCACATCACTTTGTCCTAAAACAAATCAGCCGGATTTTGGCACGCTCATCATCAACTATATTCCTGAGGTGAAAATGGTTGAGAGCAAATCACTCAAACTCTATCTTTTGAGCTTTATTAACAGCGGTGAGTTTCATGAAGATGTTGTGAACAAAATAGGCAAAGATTTAGTTGCACTCATGCAGCCAAAATATCTTGAAGTCATTGGTCTTTTTTATCCAAGAGGCAACATCAGCATCCATCCGACTTTCAGTTATGCAAAAGGGGAAGCAAAATACAAAGAGCTGGAAAAGCATAGGTTTTTCAACAGAAATCTCAACCCGCAAAGAGTAGGATAA
- a CDS encoding OadG family protein produces MEANLIMEGVKFMFLGMGTVFVFLIIMILSVNLMSLIIHKFFPEPQAAEETVSGNATQQQQDKKKIIAAITAAIAHHKQG; encoded by the coding sequence ATGGAAGCAAACCTCATTATGGAGGGAGTTAAATTTATGTTTTTAGGAATGGGAACCGTGTTCGTGTTTCTAATTATAATGATTCTTTCAGTCAATCTGATGTCATTGATAATACATAAATTTTTTCCTGAACCACAGGCAGCTGAAGAGACTGTTTCTGGGAATGCAACACAGCAACAACAAGACAAAAAAAAGATAATTGCAGCGATAACAGCTGCAATTGCACACCATAAACAAGGTTAA